The Neorhodopirellula lusitana sequence CGCTCCGATCGGCTTTGGCCAGCGAGGATTGATCGTCAGCCCACCTCGGGCCGGCAAAACGATCCTGATGCAAAGGCTCGCCCAAGGCGTTCTCACTAATTATCCGGCCGCTTATGTCTTCATCCTGTTGATTGACGAGCGTCCCGAAGAAGTGACCGACATGGAACGCGAGATACGCTCGCCGCAGTGCGAAGTCATCAGCAGCACGTTCGACGAGGCCCCCGCACGGCACATCCAGGTCGCCCAAATGGTGATCGAGAAAGCCAAACGGATGGTCGAATCGGGCACGGACGTCGTGATTTTCCTCGATTCCATCACGCGATTGGCCCGCGCTTTCAACAGCGACGCGGATTCTGCAACCGGCAAACTATTGACCGGTGGCCTGGACGCGGGTGCCATGCAAAAGCCCAAAGCCATCTTCGGTTCCGCCCGCAAGGTGGAAGAAGGCGGCTCGCTGACCATCCTGGCTACCGCCCTGGTCGACACTGGAAGCCGCATGGACGACGTGATCTTCGAAGAGTTCAAAGGCACCGGAAACCTTGAAATCGTGCTGGATCAAGACCTGGTGAATCGCCGGATCTGGCCAGCCATCGATCTCACCAAAAGTGGCACCCGCCGGGAAGAAATCCTGTTCGACCCCGAAGAGTTCAAGCGAATCGAATCGCTTCGCCGCTCACTTGCCGAGCTTTCACCCAGCGAAGCGATGTCCACCCTGGTGAAGAAACTCAAGAAGACTCAAAATAACGCTGAGTTCCTCTTAAGCGTCCCCCCGGAAGATTAAAGCCCCCGGAAAACTAAGCACTGCCCATGACCCAATCGCCCGAAGCCCCCGCTAGCATCGATGGCACCACTGGCCCACTTCCCGACGGACGAATCGCGGTCATCGCGAGCCGGTACAACGAGTCAATTTGCGATTCGATGCTTGCCGCCGCCCTTCAGAGCCTGACCGACGCAGGCGTTGCGAAGCACAACCAGTGGATCATCCGCGTGCCGGGGGCATGGGAACTTTGCATGGCCGTGGAACAAGCCTTCCAGCACTCCAACGTGCTGGCCGCCGTCACGCTGGGATGCGTGATCCGAGGCGAAACCACTCACGACGAGCACATCAACCGTGCAGTCAGCGAATCACTGATGCACCAATCGATCGCCAGCGGACGCCCCGTAGGCTTCGGCCTACTGACCTGCAACACACTGGAACAAGCGATCCAGCGCAGCGGTGGCACGGTCGGCAATAAAGGCCACGAAGCCACTGACGCAGTCCTCGAAATGCTTCGCCTGGCAACGAAGCTTCGGTAAAGCAGAACCGAAGCGTTGGCAAAACGCCCCAGCTTCGGCAATCCAATGAACGAGTTTCACGAAGCGTCGCGAGACAGCAACGCGTACTTCTTCTTGCCACGGCGAAGCACGACAACGCTTCGCCCAGCAAAATCGTCGCCCTTGATCCGCTGTTGCTCGTCGGTGACGCGAACGTTGTTCAGGTAGACACTGCCTTCCTTCACGCTTCGGCGAGCTTCTCCGCCGCTCTTGCACAGCCCAACAGCCTGCAACGCTTCGACAATCCAAAACCCGTCGCCGGCCAACTGATCCGCAGCGACTTCACTGCTAGGAACGTCCGCAAAAATCTCGCGAAGCTGAGCATCCGGCGTGTCGCCGAGTTCGCCACCAAACAAAATCTTGGACGCACGCTGCGCCGACTCGATACCAGCCTGCCCGTGCACCAATTCGGTCATCCATTCCGCCAGTCGTTTCTGGGCAGCACGTTGACCGGGGGAATTCGCGGTCGATTCCGCTAATTCGTCGTATTCCGCTTTATCGATTTCGGTCAGGTACGCGATGCACCGCATCACATCATCATCGGCCACGTTGATCCAGTACTGGTAGAACGCGTAGGGGCTCGTCCGCTCCGGATCCAGCCAAATCGCACCGCGTTCGGTTTTCCCCATCTTGCGACCGTCACTGGTCGTCAGCAGCGGAGCCGTGAACCCAAACAACTGCTTGCCCAACATCCGCCGGCCCAAATCGATTCCAGCGGTGATATTGCCCCACTGATCGCTGCCGCCGCCTTGGA is a genomic window containing:
- the rho gene encoding transcription termination factor Rho encodes the protein MRHPDQAVDRRVRELDAERDPLSLPEEIVSEVTKAGGRVGIPQVTNKPDGEGTSGLNLVQLQQLTHSELLEMAAQNGIQEVAGLPRQELVFRLLKTKMSANGLMYGEGTLEILPDGFGFLRSAQYHYLSCPDDIYVSPSQIRRFGLHTGSHVAGQIRPPKENERYFALLRIEAINHHEPSRRQRQVPFDELTPLHPRTRIVMENAGDEMSTRVVDLIAPIGFGQRGLIVSPPRAGKTILMQRLAQGVLTNYPAAYVFILLIDERPEEVTDMEREIRSPQCEVISSTFDEAPARHIQVAQMVIEKAKRMVESGTDVVIFLDSITRLARAFNSDADSATGKLLTGGLDAGAMQKPKAIFGSARKVEEGGSLTILATALVDTGSRMDDVIFEEFKGTGNLEIVLDQDLVNRRIWPAIDLTKSGTRREEILFDPEEFKRIESLRRSLAELSPSEAMSTLVKKLKKTQNNAEFLLSVPPED
- the ribH gene encoding 6,7-dimethyl-8-ribityllumazine synthase, with the protein product MTQSPEAPASIDGTTGPLPDGRIAVIASRYNESICDSMLAAALQSLTDAGVAKHNQWIIRVPGAWELCMAVEQAFQHSNVLAAVTLGCVIRGETTHDEHINRAVSESLMHQSIASGRPVGFGLLTCNTLEQAIQRSGGTVGNKGHEATDAVLEMLRLATKLR
- the tyrS gene encoding tyrosine--tRNA ligase codes for the protein MTQAESTENFLDELRWRGLLHQTTDEESLAKSLASGCQTIYIGFDPTASSLHVGGLMQLMMLRRFQRAGHRPIALVGGATGMIGDPSGKSEERNLQTAEQLEENVAGIAAQMRSFLDFDGEDGFQGDNGALLLNNFDWMKNYSYLEFLRDVGKNFPVGGMMGKESVRSRLNSEAGLSYTEFSYMLLQAYDFVHLAREHGCLIQGGGSDQWGNITAGIDLGRRMLGKQLFGFTAPLLTTSDGRKMGKTERGAIWLDPERTSPYAFYQYWINVADDDVMRCIAYLTEIDKAEYDELAESTANSPGQRAAQKRLAEWMTELVHGQAGIESAQRASKILFGGELGDTPDAQLREIFADVPSSEVAADQLAGDGFWIVEALQAVGLCKSGGEARRSVKEGSVYLNNVRVTDEQQRIKGDDFAGRSVVVLRRGKKKYALLSRDAS